The genomic stretch CTGAGCCAGTGAAAGGGCAAAGGCCGCATCGGCCCGGGATACATCCTCCAGTCCTACGGAGAGGTACTTGATGCCAAGCAGCCCCGCTGTGAGCAGGGTACGGGCGACTCGTTCCCTAAGCCCTTCGCGATTGGTCTTGAGCCGAGCGGCAATATGGCTGTCAGATACGGGGACCCCGACATTGATTCGGTCAACGTCGAGTTCTGCGGCAAGTCGGATGTCCGCATCCCGGCACGGCGTCCAGACAGACAGTTTCGTTTGTCCGGCAACCGGGCGTAGCCGACGGATCAATTCTTCCAGTCCTTCCTGACCAATCCAGCCGATCTCCAACTCCTCGACGCCGAGAGCCAGAAGGCCGTTGGCGATCTTCTCCCTCATATCTACTGAGAAGTAGGCGCCGAAAAGCTGGGCTCCTTCCCTGAGTGTTGTGTCGATCAGCATGATCATCGCTCCTGTCGTTCGTTACATTGATATGCATATAAAGCAGGAACGGTGCCAAAAACGACAGATTTGCTAAGTGTTTGAAATTATTGAACTTGTCTGTTTACCTTCTTGTCTAAAATCTACCTACACTTTTGTAGTTTCCTACAATGATGTCATTTGAAAGTGTGGTTTCCTACATTTTTGGTAGGTGGTTTTTCTCGCCGCTCTTTTAGTTTTTCTCCTGTTATTACTGTTGTTTGTGTTGTTTTTACAGGTTTGGCACGTCACTTGCCAATAGGAGAAACAACTACGCCACAAATAACCATGGAGGAGAAATCATGAGAAAAGTAGCAATTTACGGAAAAGGCGGCATTGGAAAGTCCACCACCACTCAGAACACTGTTGCCGGTTTGGCGGAAATGGGCCGCAAGGTCATGGTCGTCGGCTGTGACCCCAAGGCCGACTCCACCCGCCTGTTGCTCGGTGGTCTGGCTCAGAAGTCCGTTCTCGATACCCTTCGTGAAGAGGGCGAGGATGTGGAACTCGAAGATATCCGTAAGCCCGGATTCGGTGGAACCTGGTGTGTTGAGTCCGGTGGCCCGGAACCCGGTGTCGGTTGTGCCGGTCGCGGAATCATCACTTCCATCAACATGCTCGAATCCCTCGGCGCCTACGAAGAGTCCGAAGGCCTTGATTACGCCTTCTACGACGTCCTCGGTGACGTTGTCTGCGGTGGGTTTGCCATGCCGATTCGTGATGGCAAGGCCCAGGAGATCTACATCGTCTGTTCCGGCGAGATGATGGCCATGTATGCGGCCAACAACATCTGCAAAGGTATCATGAAATATGCCGAATCCGGTGGCGTCCGCCTTGGTGGTCTGATCTGTAACTCCCGTAATACCGACCGTGAAGCGGACCTGATCACCGAGCTTGCCTCTAAACTCGGCACCCAGATGATCTACTTCGTGCCCCGTGACAACGACGTCCAGCGCGCAGAGATCAACCGTAAAACCGTCATCGAATGGGATGGTTCCGTGAATCAGGCCAATGAGTACCGCGGTCTGGCCAAAGCCATCGACGAAAACGAAATGTTTGTCATTCCTACCCCGTTGGAAATCGAAGACCTGGAACAGCTGCTGCTGGACTACGGCATCATGGAAGCTGCCTAGCCTCTCTCCCTTATCAGGGTTGGTGTATGGGTAATTGTAATCAAAGTATAGTAATATCAAGTTGATAGGAGAGAGTGAAAATGATGATCATGGTAAGAGCTATTGTCCGTCCCGAAAAAGCCGACGATGTCCTGGCAGCGCTCATGGACAACGGTTTCCCCGCTGTCACTAAATACTCGGTCGCAGGTCGAGGCAAGCAGCGCGGCATCAAGATCGGTGAAGTCACCTACGATGAAATTCCCAAGACCATGCTCATGAGTGTCGTCAATGCTGCGGACAAGGATTTCGTCATCACCACCATCATGGATGCGGCCCGCTCCGGTGCCAAGGGCGCTTTCGGCGACGGTAAGATTTTCGTCACCGAAGTGGAAGATGTCTACACCATCAGCTCCGGCGTCAACGAGACCGCCGCAGCCAGCGAGGAGGCCGCGTAATGAAGGAAGTCATCGCAGTTGTGCGCATGAACATGATGAACAAGACCAAGACCGCGCTGACTGAAGCGGGCGTCGATGCCTTCTTCGCTCATGAAGCACAGGGTCGAGGCAAGGGGTTCGTCAATGCCGCAGTCGTCGAAGGCGCGGAGAGTGGCTACGAAGAAGCCGCTGAAGTGCTCGGCGAAAAAGGCAAGCTCTATCCCAAGCGCATGTTGACGGCGGTCGTTACCGACGACCAGGTCGAGGAAGTTGTCGAAGCCATCACCAAGGTCAACCAGACCGGAAAGCCCGGCGACGGCAAGATTTTTGTCCTTCCCATCGGCGACGCTGTTCGCGTCAGAACCTCTGAAGCCGGCGAACAGGCCATCCTGTAGCCGCCGCAGAAGGAGAGTAAATACATGGCCAAGACGAAAAAGGTTGTGCAGCTCATGCCCACCGACATCAAAGAGGAACTCCTTGCGAAGTATCCTCCCAAGGTGGCCCGGAAGCGCGCAAAACAGATAATGATCAATGAAGCCACGGAAAGCGAGGCTCCGTCAGAGATCCTGGCGAACGTCCGCACCATCCCCGGCATCATCACCATGCGCGGTTGCACCTACGCAGGCTGCAAGGGCGTCATCATGGGGCCCACCCGCGATATCGTGAATATCACCCACGGTCCCATCGGCTGCGCCTTCTACTCGTGGCTGACCCGCCGTAACCAGACCGATGCCGGTGAAGATGGCGAGAACTACATGACCTACTGTTTCTCAACAGACATGCAGGATCAGGACATCATCTTCGGTGGTGAGAAGAAGCTCGAAGCATCGATTCAGGAAGCCTATGACCTGTTCCACCCCAAGGGAATATGCATTTTCGCCACCTGTCCTGTCGGACTCATCGGTGATGACATCCACGCCGTTGCCAAAAAGATGAAAGCCAAGTTCGGCGATTGCAACGTCTTCGCCTTCTCATGTGAAGGATACAAGGGCGTGTCCCAGTCTGCCGGTCACCACATCGCCAACAACCAGGTCTTCACACACCTCGTGGGCGAAAACGAGGAACCCAAAGAGGGCGAATACAAGATCAACCTGCTCGGCGAATACAACATCGGCGGTGACGGGTTCGAGATTGATCGTATTCTCAAGAAGTGCGGCATCACCAATATCGCCACCTTCTCGGGCAACTCGACCTACGACCAGTTCGCTTCGGCCCAGTATGCCGACCTGAGCGCCGTCATGTGTCACCGGTCCATCAACTACGTGGCCGATATGCTGGAGACCAAATACGGCATCCCGTGGATCAAGGTGAACTTCATCGGTGCCAAGTCCACGGCCAAGTCCCTGCGCAAGATCGCTGAATACTTCGGCGACAAGAAGCTCATCGACAAGGTCGAGGCAGTGATCGCCGAGGAAATGATGGAAGTGGACAAGGTCGCCACCGACGTCCGCACCCGGACCGACGGCAAGA from Pseudodesulfovibrio profundus encodes the following:
- the nifH gene encoding nitrogenase iron protein, which translates into the protein MRKVAIYGKGGIGKSTTTQNTVAGLAEMGRKVMVVGCDPKADSTRLLLGGLAQKSVLDTLREEGEDVELEDIRKPGFGGTWCVESGGPEPGVGCAGRGIITSINMLESLGAYEESEGLDYAFYDVLGDVVCGGFAMPIRDGKAQEIYIVCSGEMMAMYAANNICKGIMKYAESGGVRLGGLICNSRNTDREADLITELASKLGTQMIYFVPRDNDVQRAEINRKTVIEWDGSVNQANEYRGLAKAIDENEMFVIPTPLEIEDLEQLLLDYGIMEAA
- a CDS encoding P-II family nitrogen regulator, whose amino-acid sequence is MMIMVRAIVRPEKADDVLAALMDNGFPAVTKYSVAGRGKQRGIKIGEVTYDEIPKTMLMSVVNAADKDFVITTIMDAARSGAKGAFGDGKIFVTEVEDVYTISSGVNETAAASEEAA
- a CDS encoding P-II family nitrogen regulator codes for the protein MKEVIAVVRMNMMNKTKTALTEAGVDAFFAHEAQGRGKGFVNAAVVEGAESGYEEAAEVLGEKGKLYPKRMLTAVVTDDQVEEVVEAITKVNQTGKPGDGKIFVLPIGDAVRVRTSEAGEQAIL
- the nifD gene encoding nitrogenase molybdenum-iron protein alpha chain, whose translation is MAKTKKVVQLMPTDIKEELLAKYPPKVARKRAKQIMINEATESEAPSEILANVRTIPGIITMRGCTYAGCKGVIMGPTRDIVNITHGPIGCAFYSWLTRRNQTDAGEDGENYMTYCFSTDMQDQDIIFGGEKKLEASIQEAYDLFHPKGICIFATCPVGLIGDDIHAVAKKMKAKFGDCNVFAFSCEGYKGVSQSAGHHIANNQVFTHLVGENEEPKEGEYKINLLGEYNIGGDGFEIDRILKKCGITNIATFSGNSTYDQFASAQYADLSAVMCHRSINYVADMLETKYGIPWIKVNFIGAKSTAKSLRKIAEYFGDKKLIDKVEAVIAEEMMEVDKVATDVRTRTDGKTAMLFVGGSRAHHYQDLFAEMGMKTLSAGYEFAHRDDYEGREVIPDLKVDADSRNIEEITVEADPELYNPRKTPEELKALEEAGYQFKHYAGMNPDMDKGTLIIDDLNQYEAEKLVEIMKPDIFCAGIKEKYSIQKTGVPMKQLHSYDSGGPYAGFQGAVNFYKEIDRLVGSKVWSYMKAPWQENPELTGTFVWE